The stretch of DNA CGGGTTGTCCAGGCGGAAGCGCAGCGACACGGTGCGGGTGACCGGATCCAGCGTGGGCAGGACCTGCTGCACGTGGGCCTTGAAGGGATGACCTGGGTCGCTGGGCAGGCTGATTTCGGCGATCTGGTTGACATGGGCGCGCGCGGCTTCGCTCTCGTAGATGGCCGCGTCCACCCAGACCTTGTCCAAGTCCGTCACAGTGAAGAGTTCCATGCCCGCCTCGACGCGCTGTCCCTGGAGCACGGGCTTGACCGTGACGAAGCCCGCCGAGGGTGCGTCCAATACCACTGCCCGTCGGGCCGGAGCCCCAGCCTCCAACTCGGCAATCAGCGTGGGCGGGGCGTCCAGTAGTTCTAGACGGCGACGGGCGGCGGACATCAGGGCCGTGGCTTCGCTCGCGGTCGCGCCACCCTGCATCCGGCGGGCACCGGCCAGGGCCTGTGCGAATTCCTCCTGCGCTTGCAGCAGTTCTGGCGAGTAGAGCGTCAACAGAGGCTGGCCCTTTCGCACGACCTGGCCCGTGACCTGGACCCACAGCTCCTCGATCCAGCCTCCCACCTTCAAACTGATCAACCGCACCCGGCCCTCATCGGCCCGCACCTGGCCCACGGTGCGAATGCCGCGTCCCAGTTCGCCCCGCTGCACGACCGCCACCTGCACGCCGGCCTGGCGCATGCCCTCCGCGCTGGTGGAGACCGTCGATAGTCCCGGCACGTCGCCGGTGGTCGCAGCAGCATCCGAGTACACCGGCACGTAGTCCATGCCCATCTCGTCCTTGGCGGGCGTCGCTGAAGTCACCTGGGGATTCATCGGATTGCGGTAGTACAGCAGCCGGCGGCCAGCTCCTTTTCCCAGCTCCGCCTCCGCCTTCCTGGCGGGCACCAGATCCATGCCGCAGGAGGGGCAGCTGCCCGGCTGGGTGGTCTTGACATCGGGGTGCATGGGGCAACTGTAGGTTGTCTGCAGGGCTGGAGCCGTGGCCGGTTTTCGCTTCTCGGGAACCAGATCCATGCCGCAGGTGGGACAGGCGCCGGTCTTGTCGGCATGCACGTCGGGATGCATGGGGCAGGTCCATCCCGTGGCAAGTGAATCCTGCGCAGGCGGCGCCATGCCGCTACCCGCCGTCGCAGCAGGGGACGCGCTTGCCTCTGCCACTTCGACCGGAACCAGGCGCATGCCGCAGATCGGACAATCCCCCGGCTTTTCACTGACGTACGTGGGGTGCATGGGGCAGTGGTACTGGCTGACGTGCTCGCCCGTGGGGGAATGGGAACGCAGGGTCAGCGCCAGGCCCGTGCCCAACGCCGCCAGCGCTACCAGACTCCACACGAGGATCTTGGTGGACCGGTTCATGGTGTCTTCCTTTCGTCACGTTGAAATTCCGGTTCCGGGCAGAGCCGCTGGATGCGCGCCCAGGCAATCATCTGCTCCGATTCGGCTCGCGCCAGGCCTGTCCTGGCGTCGATCCGCTGCAGGATGTCGTCGATTAGTCCGGCGAAGTCGGCTCCCCGATTGGTGTATGTGGACAGACCCGCTTCGGTGGTGGATTCGCGCAGGGGCAGAATGGAGTCCCGGTACTCGCGGACCACCTCCCGGGTGCGCTGCCATTCAGCCTGCCAGCGCCTGAGGTCCGCCAAGGCCTGGGCACGCGCGGCGCCCGCAGCCGCCTCCGCCGCCTCTTGTTCGTGGCGGGCGGCCAAGAGCAAGGGACCTTGCTTCTTGTTACGCCAGAGAGGCAGGGTCGAGCCCAGCTTCAGCATGATGACGGGATCCGACATGGCCGACAAGCCGCCCCCGGCGCCCACCATGAAGTCAGGTCGTAGATCCAGGCGCGACTCTTCCTGCCGATGCACCGCAACCTGGACCTCCGCAGCTTTTACACGCTGCTCCGGATTGGCGTCAAGCCATGCCGCCAG from bacterium encodes:
- a CDS encoding efflux RND transporter periplasmic adaptor subunit, yielding MNRSTKILVWSLVALAALGTGLALTLRSHSPTGEHVSQYHCPMHPTYVSEKPGDCPICGMRLVPVEVAEASASPAATAGSGMAPPAQDSLATGWTCPMHPDVHADKTGACPTCGMDLVPEKRKPATAPALQTTYSCPMHPDVKTTQPGSCPSCGMDLVPARKAEAELGKGAGRRLLYYRNPMNPQVTSATPAKDEMGMDYVPVYSDAAATTGDVPGLSTVSTSAEGMRQAGVQVAVVQRGELGRGIRTVGQVRADEGRVRLISLKVGGWIEELWVQVTGQVVRKGQPLLTLYSPELLQAQEEFAQALAGARRMQGGATASEATALMSAARRRLELLDAPPTLIAELEAGAPARRAVVLDAPSAGFVTVKPVLQGQRVEAGMELFTVTDLDKVWVDAAIYESEAARAHVNQIAEISLPSDPGHPFKAHVQQVLPTLDPVTRTVSLRFRLDNPGLTLKPGMYVDVALETDTQPGLLIPASAILDSGLRQIVYVESNPGTFTPRMIRVGLRDGDQALVVSGLKEGERVASRGTFLLDSEARIRGALAETRTP